One Lacticaseibacillus rhamnosus genomic window carries:
- a CDS encoding glycosyltransferase yields MHYVIVDFVVRQNSGGILSILQDVNKFALEHTEDRFTFIVGTDGLITTSPNIKVILRPDLQRNYIKRIFFDFWRGAGVINSLKPDVVISLQNTAVLGVNAPEMLYVHQPLPFETNYKFSFFKSSERKMAFYQSLVGSVIKLNLRSFHKGAITVQTHWMLEEVQKYAKTPIFVTRPSIDKNDFKGQILGSKGSNFFFPSTAMVYKNHRNLVDAYEMLSDEVRREHHLIFTISRKEYGRLYGQVPDDSNIKFLGRIPRAKVIEILNHSILVFPSKIETLGLPLIEAMILQRQIVAANISPVTEVTSEYDSISYFDPDDVKSIYNSLLAGIRMNPSRRSFKETNDNGWQAFFSNVEALNHAK; encoded by the coding sequence ATGCATTATGTCATCGTCGATTTTGTAGTAAGGCAAAATTCTGGAGGGATATTATCAATATTACAAGATGTCAATAAATTTGCGCTTGAACATACAGAAGACCGTTTTACGTTTATAGTTGGGACAGATGGTCTGATCACTACTTCGCCAAACATAAAGGTTATTTTGCGCCCTGATTTGCAGCGTAACTACATAAAAAGAATTTTTTTCGATTTCTGGAGAGGTGCTGGTGTCATTAATTCTTTAAAACCGGATGTGGTTATTTCTCTACAGAATACCGCCGTTCTTGGAGTTAATGCTCCTGAAATGTTATATGTGCACCAACCTCTCCCGTTCGAAACAAATTATAAATTTAGCTTCTTTAAAAGCTCGGAGAGGAAAATGGCTTTTTACCAAAGTTTAGTGGGCAGTGTTATCAAATTGAACTTAAGGAGTTTTCATAAGGGGGCAATCACGGTACAAACTCACTGGATGTTGGAAGAAGTACAGAAGTACGCTAAAACACCAATTTTTGTAACGCGACCATCTATTGATAAAAATGATTTCAAAGGTCAGATTTTAGGAAGTAAAGGAAGCAATTTCTTTTTTCCGAGTACTGCAATGGTTTATAAGAACCATCGAAATCTAGTTGACGCCTATGAAATGCTTTCTGACGAAGTAAGGCGTGAACATCACTTAATATTTACGATCTCTAGAAAGGAATACGGTCGTTTGTACGGGCAAGTACCTGATGATTCGAATATTAAGTTTCTAGGAAGGATTCCTCGGGCTAAGGTAATCGAAATTTTAAATCATAGTATATTAGTCTTTCCTTCAAAAATTGAAACTCTCGGGTTACCGCTTATTGAAGCAATGATATTGCAAAGACAGATTGTTGCTGCAAATATCAGCCCGGTCACTGAAGTAACTAGTGAGTACGATTCGATTAGTTACTTTGATCCTGATGATGTGAAGTCTATTTACAACTCTCTATTGGCCGGAATAAGAATGAATCCTTCTAGGAGAAGCTTTAAAGAGACAAATGACAATGGTTGGCAGGCATTCTTTTCTAATGTAGAGGCATTGAATCATGCAAAATAG
- a CDS encoding polysaccharide pyruvyl transferase family protein, translated as MTERILVFDTSQTSENLGDYIIMDSVNKELHDLFPDDLLIRTTTHDTVGKFAYSWGNRTKLKFLGGSNLLSGRFTGRNVAQWRFGFRDARRLNDIVGLALGWQSYREFTRLIDQPFVLAQKMLYKKSLSSHYLHSVRDSYTQKKLEEYGFRSINTSCVTMWRLDTESLKQLPLRQSDKVVTTITDYRNNGEYVKVYEKMLATLLEMYKQVSLWIQAPPDKDLIDKLNIKDKSRIKFINPSLEAYDEALSGEVDYIGTRLHAGIRALQHKRRALIVEVDNRATEIAKDTNLPTLPMKDIDKLKDIIQKPNPIDLQIPFAEIERWKQQFVL; from the coding sequence ATGACTGAGAGAATTTTGGTTTTTGACACAAGCCAGACTAGTGAAAATTTAGGAGACTATATTATTATGGATTCCGTCAACAAGGAATTACACGATTTGTTTCCAGATGACTTGTTGATTCGAACGACAACTCACGATACTGTTGGGAAATTTGCTTATTCTTGGGGAAATCGAACAAAGTTAAAGTTTCTTGGCGGCTCCAATTTACTAAGCGGACGATTTACTGGCAGAAATGTTGCGCAATGGCGTTTTGGATTTCGAGATGCCCGAAGATTAAATGATATCGTTGGATTAGCATTAGGATGGCAATCTTATCGTGAATTTACACGTTTAATTGATCAACCTTTTGTCCTTGCCCAAAAAATGCTTTACAAGAAATCATTGAGTTCACATTATCTACATTCGGTTCGTGATTCTTACACTCAAAAAAAACTTGAGGAATATGGATTTCGGTCAATAAATACATCTTGTGTGACCATGTGGAGACTTGATACTGAATCTTTAAAGCAGTTACCGCTTCGCCAGAGTGATAAAGTCGTTACGACAATTACGGACTATCGAAATAATGGAGAATACGTAAAAGTTTACGAGAAAATGCTAGCGACACTTTTAGAGATGTATAAGCAGGTTTCTTTGTGGATTCAGGCTCCTCCTGACAAAGATTTAATTGATAAATTGAATATTAAGGATAAATCAAGAATTAAGTTTATCAATCCGAGTCTGGAAGCTTATGATGAAGCCTTATCCGGAGAGGTTGATTACATTGGTACTCGACTGCATGCAGGGATACGAGCACTGCAACATAAACGCCGGGCATTAATTGTCGAAGTCGATAATCGCGCTACGGAAATTGCGAAAGACACGAACCTGCCGACCTTGCCGATGAAGGATATTGATAAGTTAAAAGATATCATCCAAAAGCCAAATCCGATTGATCTTCAAATTCCTTTTGCCGAAATTGAACGGTGGAAACAACAATTTGTTTTATAA
- a CDS encoding glycosyltransferase family 2 protein, whose amino-acid sequence MQNRNGAVCVVYKPNVSQLIKTIKHYDSFFDELVIVDNSGGNNIELTEQVKLIRNVTYIPLHANKGIGKAQNIGLAALSDQIATVCFFDQDSWASEKDLQTLFTLFSVKAKENYGMLALSVHQSSEKEVKVDDVDEVISSGSAVLKSVFDKLGGFDENLFIDFVDYEFCWRMRSSGYRIGVIEGTHLHHQIDSETIHNHTRSAPFRNYYVFRNAILLLKQNRVFTRKGYILGLMAKRVAFELLFNNNRMKRVRFIVKGINDGLKGKNGEMLG is encoded by the coding sequence ATGCAAAATAGGAATGGCGCGGTTTGTGTTGTATATAAGCCCAATGTGTCCCAACTTATAAAGACAATCAAACATTACGACTCATTCTTTGACGAGCTAGTTATTGTAGACAATTCTGGTGGGAATAATATTGAACTTACTGAGCAAGTGAAGTTGATTAGAAATGTAACATATATACCGCTGCATGCGAATAAAGGTATAGGTAAGGCACAAAATATCGGATTAGCGGCTTTGTCTGATCAGATTGCAACGGTGTGTTTTTTCGATCAGGATTCATGGGCATCCGAGAAGGATTTACAAACATTGTTCACGCTATTTTCGGTAAAGGCTAAAGAAAACTATGGTATGCTAGCCTTGTCTGTTCATCAAAGCTCGGAGAAGGAAGTAAAAGTCGATGACGTTGATGAGGTTATTAGTTCTGGATCGGCAGTTTTAAAATCTGTCTTTGACAAGTTGGGTGGATTTGACGAGAACCTGTTTATTGATTTTGTAGACTATGAGTTTTGCTGGCGAATGCGCTCCTCAGGATACCGGATAGGAGTTATTGAAGGGACACACTTGCATCATCAAATTGATTCCGAGACAATACACAATCACACTCGGTCTGCCCCCTTCCGTAACTATTATGTTTTTAGAAATGCAATTTTACTGTTGAAGCAAAACCGCGTATTTACTCGCAAAGGATATATTCTGGGACTGATGGCAAAAAGAGTAGCTTTCGAGCTTCTTTTTAACAATAACCGAATGAAAAGAGTCCGCTTTATTGTAAAAGGAATAAACGATGGCCTAAAGGGAAAGAATGGTGAGATGCTTGGATAA
- a CDS encoding EpsG family protein gives MFFIIATILLALSFLTNKLQKTISILALAVDAFLVAYPAVRHNADYNLYKLSYSQQLDNFEKGYTFLAKLFFNWGASYETFRVYIACATFIIFGIAIFRLSKNPSLVVLAFNVGLFAIEAIQIRNMIMLALALLGFSMLKQGQFANIVLGFLVLVIATSFHTLGYFFLLGGILFFIPWDKLIKGLKVVAIVSFPVSILFLIFGVQSIQSAFGTFLSITGARSDFSFDLVSVYNNGIGFNAWLLTVFIVAILLFPFFLNSPSVRNFLNDPKSKNVLVPAFLSVFSVVLTLLSSDYVRLVRDASVFSYIAYSQLVEKLSYKRFIILIYVFVIACFVFWLQNFIIYPESGRYIGYTIGLISDSVFQ, from the coding sequence ATGTTTTTTATTATTGCAACCATATTATTGGCTCTTTCCTTCTTGACCAATAAACTTCAGAAAACAATATCAATTCTGGCACTGGCTGTTGATGCGTTTTTAGTAGCATATCCTGCTGTTCGTCATAATGCTGATTACAATCTATATAAGTTGAGTTACAGCCAGCAGTTAGACAACTTTGAAAAGGGTTATACATTCTTGGCAAAGCTTTTCTTTAATTGGGGAGCTTCGTATGAGACTTTTCGAGTGTATATTGCATGCGCAACTTTCATAATTTTCGGAATAGCCATTTTTCGTCTTTCAAAGAATCCAAGTCTAGTTGTATTAGCTTTTAACGTGGGATTATTTGCTATTGAAGCCATTCAAATTAGGAATATGATTATGTTGGCGCTTGCTTTACTTGGATTTTCGATGCTGAAGCAAGGGCAATTCGCTAACATAGTTTTGGGCTTTCTAGTGCTTGTTATTGCTACATCTTTTCATACTTTGGGGTATTTCTTTTTATTGGGCGGTATTTTATTCTTTATTCCTTGGGATAAGTTGATTAAGGGATTGAAAGTTGTTGCAATTGTTAGCTTTCCAGTTTCGATTTTATTTTTAATTTTTGGTGTTCAGTCCATTCAAAGTGCATTCGGAACCTTTTTATCTATTACTGGAGCAAGATCTGATTTCTCATTTGATCTTGTTTCTGTGTATAACAATGGTATTGGTTTTAATGCCTGGCTATTAACAGTCTTTATTGTGGCCATTTTGCTATTTCCGTTTTTTCTTAATAGTCCATCAGTCAGGAATTTTTTGAACGATCCAAAATCAAAGAACGTTTTAGTTCCTGCGTTTTTAAGTGTGTTTTCGGTTGTTTTGACTCTTCTTTCTTCAGACTATGTCAGATTAGTCCGTGACGCATCTGTGTTTTCATACATAGCTTATTCACAACTTGTCGAAAAGCTAAGTTACAAACGTTTCATCATTTTAATCTATGTATTTGTTATAGCCTGTTTTGTCTTCTGGCTTCAGAATTTTATTATTTATCCTGAATCTGGCAGGTACATTGGGTACACTATTGGGCTAATATCCGATTCTGTTTTTCAGTGA
- a CDS encoding CpsD/CapB family tyrosine-protein kinase → MNFSLEKILHRHKEDQETQKNGVMLVTFAEPKHVVSEQFRTVRTNIEFAGAALDQCQVVMFTSSAMSEGKSTVSANVAVTWAQAGKKVLLIDADLRRPTVHATFRTLNLDGVTTVLTGKEKPDDVVEETFVDNMSIITSGPVPPNPSELLNSKRMAGLLEWAREKYDIIVLDAPPVLAVSDVQVLVPKTDGVVVVANMGKTLKGDLKRTVEVLKLANAKILGSVERVKAKHGDRGYGYGYGYGYGNESNK, encoded by the coding sequence ATGAATTTTTCATTAGAGAAAATTTTGCATAGACATAAAGAAGATCAAGAGACTCAAAAAAATGGTGTTATGTTGGTGACATTTGCAGAGCCTAAACATGTTGTATCTGAACAATTTCGGACTGTGCGAACCAACATTGAGTTTGCCGGAGCAGCACTTGATCAATGTCAAGTCGTAATGTTTACCTCTTCGGCAATGTCTGAAGGTAAATCTACAGTTTCTGCGAACGTTGCAGTTACATGGGCTCAGGCTGGGAAAAAGGTGTTGCTGATCGATGCTGATTTGCGTCGGCCAACGGTACATGCGACATTTAGAACTTTAAATCTTGATGGTGTCACAACGGTATTAACTGGAAAAGAAAAGCCGGATGATGTAGTTGAAGAAACGTTTGTAGACAACATGAGCATCATAACATCTGGACCGGTACCACCGAATCCTTCAGAGTTGCTTAATTCGAAGCGGATGGCTGGTTTGTTAGAGTGGGCGCGAGAAAAGTATGACATTATTGTACTAGATGCTCCGCCTGTTTTGGCAGTTTCGGATGTGCAGGTATTGGTACCTAAAACTGATGGCGTTGTAGTTGTTGCCAATATGGGCAAAACGTTAAAGGGAGACTTAAAACGTACGGTTGAAGTTCTGAAGTTAGCCAACGCAAAAATTCTCGGATCAGTAGAGCGGGTAAAGGCCAAACACGGGGACAGAGGATACGGTTACGGTTATGGTTATGGATACGGGAACGAATCTAATAAATAG
- the rfbA gene encoding glucose-1-phosphate thymidylyltransferase RfbA has product MKGIILAGGSGTRLYPITEAISKQLVPVYDKPMIYYPLSTMMLAGIRDILVISTPRDIDRFEDLLKDGKQLGLNISYKVQDKPNGLAEAFIVGADFIGDDSVCLILGDNIFYGSGLSKLVQRSAAKTTGATVFGYQVNDPERFGVVAFDKQHHVQSIVEKPEHPESNFAVTGMYFYDNQVVEIAKNLKPSPRGELEITDVNKAYLERGQLDVELLGRGFAWLDTGTHESLHEAASFIETVQKRQNLKIACLEEVAYRMGYIDRDQLRELAQPLKKNDYGQYILRLADEEA; this is encoded by the coding sequence ATGAAAGGTATAATTTTAGCCGGTGGATCAGGAACTCGCTTGTATCCAATTACGGAGGCCATCTCAAAACAGTTGGTTCCCGTTTATGACAAGCCAATGATTTATTACCCATTGTCAACAATGATGTTGGCGGGTATTCGTGACATTTTGGTGATTTCAACACCGCGTGATATTGATCGTTTTGAGGATCTTCTAAAAGATGGTAAACAATTGGGGCTTAATATCAGTTACAAAGTACAGGACAAACCAAATGGACTGGCTGAAGCCTTTATTGTTGGTGCAGACTTTATTGGGGATGATTCTGTTTGTCTTATTCTTGGCGATAATATCTTTTATGGCAGCGGCTTGTCCAAGTTGGTTCAGCGCTCTGCTGCCAAAACAACTGGGGCGACGGTGTTTGGCTATCAAGTCAATGACCCTGAGCGTTTTGGGGTGGTGGCATTTGACAAGCAACACCATGTGCAGTCGATTGTAGAAAAACCTGAGCATCCAGAAAGCAACTTTGCGGTCACCGGTATGTATTTCTACGATAATCAAGTGGTAGAGATTGCTAAGAATCTTAAACCATCACCACGAGGCGAACTAGAGATTACCGATGTGAACAAAGCGTATCTCGAACGCGGCCAACTTGATGTTGAGCTGTTGGGTCGAGGGTTTGCTTGGTTAGATACTGGCACCCATGAATCCTTACATGAGGCGGCTAGTTTTATTGAGACAGTTCAGAAGCGACAGAATCTTAAAATTGCCTGTCTTGAGGAAGTAGCCTACCGAATGGGTTACATTGATCGTGATCAATTACGCGAACTGGCACAGCCGCTCAAGAAGAACGATTACGGCCAATACATTTTGCGATTAGCAGACGAAGAAGCATAG
- a CDS encoding glycosyltransferase family 4 protein: MKINFVLPGNEDVVAGGYKVIYQYANQLVMRGNEVVISFVYSPRFYHNNFVRSMKFLGASAGLFRKNKEQVTWYPLSDKIILDFNVVTPKHLKDADVLVATGVETSYFIANAPGSKGNKFYFIQNYETWVNGREFADKSFCLGLHNVVIATWLQKLVQNLSGIKPPIVPNFLETKFFSPNTEIEHRGHTVALLNHAEPSKRTAFGLQILEKLRTKIPDLEVNLFGVWEMPEKLPTWVHTFRNPSQLTLRDDIYGGSCVYLLPSLLEGWSLTGMEAMISGAVVVASDIGGVKDYVIDNQTGLLVKPDNLDGFVTAIENVFFDEELHKKLVRNGVNTILALSIERSTTKLCQVFEEVGKK; this comes from the coding sequence GTGAAAATAAATTTTGTTTTACCTGGTAATGAAGATGTTGTGGCTGGTGGGTACAAGGTGATTTATCAGTATGCAAATCAACTAGTGATGCGTGGCAATGAAGTGGTTATTTCCTTTGTATATTCACCAAGGTTTTATCATAATAACTTCGTGCGATCCATGAAGTTTCTTGGTGCTTCAGCCGGCCTTTTTCGAAAGAATAAAGAGCAAGTTACTTGGTATCCTTTAAGTGATAAAATTATTCTTGATTTCAACGTTGTAACTCCCAAGCATTTAAAAGATGCTGATGTCTTGGTGGCAACGGGTGTAGAAACAAGTTATTTTATAGCTAATGCGCCCGGAAGCAAAGGTAACAAGTTCTATTTCATTCAGAATTACGAGACGTGGGTTAATGGCAGGGAATTTGCAGACAAGAGTTTTTGTCTTGGATTACATAATGTAGTAATTGCCACGTGGTTGCAGAAACTTGTACAGAATCTGTCCGGAATTAAACCTCCGATTGTTCCCAATTTTTTAGAGACAAAGTTTTTTAGTCCTAATACAGAAATAGAGCATCGTGGACATACGGTTGCTCTGCTGAATCATGCCGAGCCTTCTAAACGGACCGCATTTGGGTTACAGATTTTGGAAAAACTGAGAACTAAGATTCCGGATCTTGAAGTGAACTTATTTGGTGTATGGGAGATGCCGGAAAAATTACCAACGTGGGTTCATACTTTTCGAAATCCGAGTCAGCTCACTCTTCGCGATGACATATATGGTGGATCATGTGTTTATTTATTGCCTAGTTTACTTGAGGGATGGAGTTTGACCGGGATGGAGGCAATGATAAGTGGGGCAGTAGTTGTTGCTTCAGACATAGGTGGAGTTAAAGATTATGTCATTGATAACCAGACTGGGTTGTTAGTTAAGCCGGATAATCTGGATGGTTTTGTGACAGCCATTGAGAATGTTTTTTTTGATGAAGAGTTGCACAAGAAATTGGTTCGCAACGGTGTGAACACAATTTTAGCATTAAGTATAGAGCGTTCGACGACCAAGCTTTGTCAAGTATTTGAGGAAGTAGGGAAAAAATAA
- a CDS encoding glycosyltransferase: MRVVISVVLYRTELKTIERIVREFEYLAHHSTNELTLLLLDNGSKIAFTDSFLKRIVSEKSHVKVLISEDNMGFGGGHNFNFREVESEYFVVMNPDIKNINTQDFDAAIQFLNLNPKIGLLVPKLINPDGSVQLTNKLQSTVFDQAIRLLGKGVFKQRQLKFVQASTGYSQIMPTCNAHGAFMVFRSSIFKKVGGFDERYFLYMEDTDITMAVNTISESIYYPRLTVEHEWQQANRKISGIREMIKSMFKYYNKWGWKLF; this comes from the coding sequence ATGAGGGTTGTAATTTCTGTTGTGCTTTATCGCACAGAACTGAAGACAATTGAAAGAATCGTACGAGAATTCGAATATTTGGCTCACCATTCGACAAATGAGTTGACGCTTTTGTTATTGGATAATGGGTCTAAAATTGCGTTTACTGATTCTTTTCTAAAAAGAATTGTTAGTGAGAAAAGTCATGTTAAAGTTTTAATTTCTGAAGATAATATGGGCTTTGGGGGAGGACATAACTTTAATTTTCGGGAAGTAGAGTCAGAGTACTTTGTTGTAATGAATCCTGATATAAAGAATATCAACACTCAGGATTTCGATGCAGCTATTCAATTCTTAAACCTGAATCCTAAAATTGGACTTTTGGTACCTAAATTAATTAATCCAGACGGTAGTGTCCAGTTAACAAATAAACTACAATCTACAGTTTTTGATCAAGCAATAAGGCTTTTGGGAAAAGGAGTTTTCAAGCAACGCCAACTGAAGTTTGTACAGGCCAGTACTGGATATAGTCAGATTATGCCTACTTGTAATGCCCATGGTGCATTTATGGTTTTTAGATCTTCAATTTTTAAGAAGGTCGGAGGATTCGATGAACGCTATTTTCTCTACATGGAGGATACTGACATTACAATGGCGGTCAATACAATTAGCGAGTCGATTTACTATCCACGTTTAACAGTTGAACATGAATGGCAACAGGCAAACCGAAAGATTTCGGGAATTCGTGAAATGATAAAAAGCATGTTTAAGTATTACAACAAGTGGGGATGGAAGTTGTTCTAA
- a CDS encoding glycosyltransferase family 2 protein: MRCLDKQVCRVAVLMSTYNGEKYVESQVRSIAHQVVPSNVQVRVYIRDDGSTDRTLEIVKSLKRQFKDLITIINEPEGNVGVKASFFSLLVSHSINADYYFLSDQDDIWDENKIGIFLSKFDKLSDKKPIGVYSDLWIADKDANSTGKKMSQVSHWKKGAIDFKFLSFDYRVVGCAFAINNAARELFKNNVTVNVIKSVNMHDSFLALLIAASGQLYLIDKPTVFYRQHEGNVIGAIKKKETLVQKVNKAVAVPGQLVHDNVCVGEIIKNEKITVNDGVMPIVSLYRKYYDAGAFHERLSSAIKVYKLMHHRRRWLHLILMIFIHTTEYTTQPWIGSK, translated from the coding sequence GTGAGATGCTTGGATAAGCAAGTCTGTCGGGTAGCTGTATTAATGTCTACTTACAATGGTGAGAAGTACGTTGAATCTCAGGTTCGCAGTATTGCACACCAGGTAGTTCCTAGTAATGTTCAGGTTAGAGTATATATTCGTGATGATGGTTCTACGGATAGAACTTTAGAGATCGTTAAATCACTTAAAAGGCAATTCAAGGATCTGATTACCATTATCAATGAACCGGAGGGGAACGTTGGAGTCAAAGCATCCTTTTTTTCTTTATTAGTGTCACATTCAATAAATGCTGATTACTACTTTTTGAGCGATCAAGATGATATCTGGGATGAAAATAAGATTGGGATCTTTCTTTCTAAATTCGATAAATTGTCAGATAAGAAGCCAATTGGAGTTTATTCAGACTTATGGATCGCGGATAAAGATGCAAATTCGACTGGCAAAAAAATGAGCCAAGTCTCTCATTGGAAAAAAGGAGCCATTGATTTTAAATTCTTATCATTTGATTATCGAGTAGTTGGCTGTGCTTTCGCGATTAATAATGCCGCTAGAGAACTTTTTAAGAACAACGTTACTGTAAACGTAATTAAAAGTGTTAATATGCATGATTCTTTTCTTGCACTGTTGATCGCCGCGTCTGGCCAGCTTTATCTTATCGACAAGCCAACCGTCTTTTATAGACAGCACGAAGGTAATGTGATAGGTGCCATTAAAAAGAAGGAAACGTTGGTCCAAAAAGTTAACAAGGCAGTTGCAGTGCCGGGACAATTAGTGCATGATAATGTTTGTGTCGGCGAAATCATCAAAAATGAAAAGATAACGGTTAACGATGGCGTAATGCCAATTGTTTCTTTGTATAGGAAATATTATGATGCGGGAGCTTTCCATGAACGCCTGAGTTCGGCCATCAAGGTATACAAGTTAATGCATCACAGAAGACGTTGGCTGCACTTAATTCTTATGATTTTTATTCATACTACAGAATACACTACGCAACCGTGGATAGGAAGTAAATAA
- a CDS encoding lipopolysaccharide biosynthesis protein codes for MATQKTKKLLGNSAIFAVGNLGSKLITFLMVPLFTNYLSTEQFGTVDLATTTVNMLSPIVALSIADAVFRFLMDDESDDQAIFTTGLTFTITVSLVLLFLYPVVRFFHIANGGYILVYLTLVILQALLQNFIRAIEYVKLFAFNGIFSTLIMAVTGYYLIAVLKQGVTGYFCALIFSALSSICLTFFGSRGWRFFSVKKFDTSILRSLLKYSIPLIPNAFMWFFTNDASRFFIVAIVGLSANGLYAVANKIPTIINVLYNVFTQAWQISAVEEYQENPRSSFFSEILNANIALSMISLSGILFILKPLMRVFVAPDFYESWKLVPLLLIAAVFANFSSFIGTLYLATKRTRAIMSSTVFGMISNVLFNSLLIPSFGVQGAGLGAMLGFLLVAAIRYKDIQRYISLKANFNQLLLSLIGIVLMIDVNYFLQWGVTSVALLSLITIIEVVVNVKALKALGKGKTR; via the coding sequence ATGGCAACACAAAAGACTAAAAAGTTGCTGGGGAATTCGGCTATTTTCGCGGTGGGAAATTTAGGTAGTAAACTCATTACTTTCTTAATGGTTCCGCTTTTCACGAATTACCTTTCTACTGAGCAATTTGGGACAGTCGATCTTGCTACGACTACTGTAAATATGTTGTCACCAATTGTCGCTCTGAGCATTGCGGATGCGGTTTTTAGATTTTTGATGGATGACGAATCAGACGATCAAGCCATTTTTACAACCGGATTGACTTTTACAATTACGGTAAGTCTAGTTTTATTGTTTCTGTATCCAGTAGTTCGTTTTTTCCATATTGCTAATGGTGGCTATATCCTTGTATACCTCACACTTGTAATTCTACAGGCATTGCTTCAGAATTTTATCCGTGCTATAGAATATGTGAAGTTATTTGCGTTTAACGGCATTTTTTCGACATTGATAATGGCTGTGACGGGATATTATTTAATAGCTGTTTTGAAGCAGGGAGTAACCGGGTACTTTTGCGCTTTGATCTTTTCGGCGTTAAGTTCCATTTGCTTAACCTTTTTTGGATCAAGAGGGTGGCGATTCTTTTCAGTAAAGAAGTTTGATACCTCTATACTTAGGTCTTTATTGAAATATAGCATTCCTTTGATACCTAATGCGTTCATGTGGTTTTTCACAAATGATGCTAGCCGTTTTTTTATCGTTGCTATTGTCGGGCTCTCTGCGAACGGGCTCTATGCAGTTGCTAATAAAATTCCAACGATTATAAATGTTCTCTACAATGTCTTTACACAGGCGTGGCAAATTTCAGCAGTCGAAGAATACCAAGAAAATCCTAGAAGTAGTTTTTTTTCGGAGATATTGAATGCAAATATCGCATTGTCAATGATATCCTTATCGGGCATTCTGTTTATTCTAAAGCCTTTGATGCGTGTTTTTGTAGCTCCTGACTTTTATGAATCATGGAAACTGGTCCCACTTCTGTTGATTGCAGCAGTGTTTGCAAACTTCTCAAGTTTTATAGGCACTTTATATTTGGCGACAAAGAGAACTCGTGCAATAATGAGCTCGACAGTTTTTGGTATGATTTCCAATGTTCTCTTCAACTCATTACTAATACCGAGTTTTGGAGTTCAAGGGGCTGGCTTGGGAGCTATGCTGGGCTTTTTATTAGTTGCTGCGATTCGATATAAAGACATACAACGTTATATTTCGCTAAAAGCAAATTTTAATCAGTTATTACTTTCATTAATAGGAATCGTGTTGATGATTGATGTCAATTATTTCTTGCAGTGGGGAGTTACAAGCGTTGCTCTTTTAAGTTTAATCACTATTATAGAAGTGGTCGTAAACGTTAAGGCGTTAAAGGCGTTAGGAAAAGGAAAAACAAGATGA